The proteins below come from a single Gordonia pseudamarae genomic window:
- the dusB gene encoding tRNA dihydrouridine synthase DusB, giving the protein MRIGSIELASPVVLAPMAGVTNVAFRTLCRELELERTGTVSGLYVCEMVTARALVERHPVTMHMTTFAPQENPRSMQLYTVDPEYTYAAAKMIVEENLADHIDMNFGCPVPKVTRKGGGSAIPYKRKLFQRIVAAAVKATEGTDIPVTVKFRIGIDDEHRTHLDAGRIAAAEGARAVALHARTASQRYSGTADWDEIARLKDHVADVPVLGNGDIFEPADAVAMMDRTGCDGVVIGRGCLGRPWLFAELSAMLNGRPAPQAPTLGEVSDIIIRHCELLIAHYNHLEGGGEAKGCREIRKHVAWYLRGFPAGSEIRSRMSLVTTLDELRELVSSLPADAPFPTDGHGPRGRQGSPAKVALPEGWLDDPYEDIVPEGAEIMHSGG; this is encoded by the coding sequence CTGCGCATAGGGTCGATCGAGCTCGCCAGTCCCGTCGTGCTGGCACCGATGGCCGGTGTCACCAACGTCGCCTTCCGCACGCTGTGCCGCGAGCTCGAACTCGAGCGGACCGGCACGGTGTCGGGTCTTTACGTCTGTGAGATGGTGACCGCCCGCGCACTCGTGGAGCGGCATCCGGTGACGATGCACATGACCACGTTCGCCCCGCAGGAGAACCCGCGGTCGATGCAGCTGTACACCGTCGACCCCGAGTACACCTATGCCGCGGCCAAGATGATCGTCGAGGAGAATCTCGCCGATCACATCGACATGAATTTCGGTTGTCCGGTCCCCAAGGTGACCAGGAAGGGCGGCGGTTCGGCGATCCCCTACAAGCGCAAGCTGTTTCAGCGCATCGTCGCCGCCGCGGTCAAAGCCACCGAGGGCACCGATATCCCGGTGACCGTCAAGTTCCGCATCGGGATCGACGATGAGCATCGCACCCATCTCGACGCCGGCCGCATCGCGGCCGCCGAGGGCGCGCGGGCCGTGGCGCTGCACGCGCGCACAGCCTCGCAACGCTATTCGGGCACCGCCGACTGGGATGAGATCGCCCGGCTCAAGGACCATGTCGCCGATGTCCCGGTGCTCGGCAACGGCGACATCTTCGAGCCCGCCGACGCGGTGGCGATGATGGATCGCACCGGATGCGACGGCGTGGTCATCGGACGCGGTTGTCTGGGCAGGCCGTGGCTGTTCGCCGAGTTGTCGGCAATGCTGAACGGCCGTCCGGCGCCGCAGGCGCCGACCCTCGGAGAGGTGTCGGACATCATCATCCGGCACTGCGAGTTGCTTATCGCGCACTACAACCATCTGGAGGGCGGCGGCGAGGCCAAGGGCTGTCGCGAGATCCGTAAGCATGTGGCGTGGTATCTGCGCGGCTTCCCGGCGGGGTCGGAGATCCGTTCCCGGATGTCGCTGGTGACAACCCTCGATGAGCTGCGCGAACTGGTGAGCTCGCTGCCCGCCGACGCCCCGTTTCCCACCGACGGCCACGGCCCGCGCGGCAGGCAGGGTTCGCCCGCGAAGGTCGCCCTGCCGGAGGGGTGGCTCGACGACCCGTACGAGGACATCGTTCCCGAGGGCGCCGAGATCATGCATTCGGGCGGCTGA
- a CDS encoding acyl-ACP desaturase, which produces MTRELTQLELLRELESVAEANVNRHLKAARDWNPHDYVPWDEGRNFAALGGVDYHPEQSRLSDVAQAAMITNLLTEDNLPSYHRVIADNFSMDSAWGYWVGRWTAEENRHGIAMRDYLVVTRGVDPVALEQARMTHMTNGYSPEVAAGDRIDEFTGATGQMGILRSVAYVTFQELATRVSHKNTGKACDDPIADKLLQRIAADENLHMQFYRNVCGAGMDIAPDQTLRAVTDVVTNFQMPGAGMPNFRRHGVLMAKHGIYDLRQHLDEVIMPVLRKWDVFGRDDFGAEGEQTREELAAFLEQLERDTAKFEEMRDRSLARDALKRARQQEKKAS; this is translated from the coding sequence ATGACCCGTGAACTGACGCAACTGGAACTCCTCCGCGAGCTGGAGTCCGTTGCCGAAGCCAACGTGAATCGCCATCTGAAGGCAGCTCGCGACTGGAATCCGCACGATTATGTGCCGTGGGACGAGGGCCGCAACTTCGCCGCACTCGGCGGCGTCGACTACCACCCGGAGCAGTCCCGGCTCAGCGATGTCGCACAGGCCGCGATGATCACCAACCTGCTCACCGAGGACAATCTTCCGTCCTATCATCGGGTGATCGCCGATAACTTCTCGATGGATTCGGCGTGGGGCTACTGGGTGGGCCGCTGGACCGCGGAGGAGAACCGGCACGGCATCGCCATGCGCGACTACCTGGTGGTGACCCGCGGCGTCGACCCGGTGGCCCTGGAGCAGGCCCGCATGACGCACATGACCAACGGCTACTCCCCCGAGGTGGCCGCGGGGGACCGCATCGACGAGTTCACCGGCGCCACCGGTCAGATGGGCATCCTGCGGTCGGTGGCGTATGTGACGTTCCAGGAACTGGCCACCCGCGTCAGCCACAAGAACACCGGCAAGGCCTGTGACGATCCGATCGCCGACAAGCTGCTGCAGCGGATCGCGGCCGACGAGAACCTGCACATGCAGTTCTATCGCAACGTCTGCGGTGCGGGCATGGACATCGCACCCGACCAGACGCTGCGCGCGGTCACCGATGTGGTCACCAATTTCCAGATGCCGGGCGCCGGTATGCCCAACTTCCGCAGGCACGGTGTGCTGATGGCCAAGCACGGCATCTACGATCTGCGCCAGCACCTCGACGAGGTGATCATGCCCGTTCTGCGCAAGTGGGATGTGTTCGGCCGCGACGACTTCGGTGCCGAGGGCGAGCAGACCCGCGAAGAACTCGCCGCCTTCCTCGAACAGCTCGAACGCGACACGGCGAAGTTCGAGGAGATGCGCGACCGCTCGCTGGCCCGGGACGCCCTCAAGAGGGCGCGGCAGCAGGAAAAGAAGGCGTCCTGA
- a CDS encoding nuclear transport factor 2 family protein — translation MTPTPPRFSAAELDAAFTAFQATVAEIAISRDWDRFAEQFTVDADYVEHALGTMHGREEIREWIWRTMTAFPGSHMTGYPSLWHVVDEERGRVICEVDNPMRDPGDGTAITATNITILTYAGDGLWSREEDIYNPLRFGIAAMRWCEKAETLGTLDDAARAWMTGTGAMFARKAR, via the coding sequence ATGACACCGACGCCGCCCCGCTTCTCCGCCGCCGAACTCGACGCGGCGTTCACCGCGTTCCAGGCCACCGTTGCCGAGATCGCAATCAGCCGCGATTGGGACCGGTTCGCCGAGCAGTTCACCGTCGACGCCGACTACGTCGAACACGCACTGGGCACGATGCACGGCCGGGAGGAGATCCGCGAATGGATCTGGCGGACGATGACCGCCTTCCCCGGTAGCCACATGACCGGCTATCCGTCGTTGTGGCATGTCGTCGACGAGGAACGCGGCCGGGTGATCTGCGAGGTGGACAACCCGATGCGCGATCCGGGGGACGGAACCGCCATCACTGCGACCAACATCACGATCCTCACCTACGCCGGTGACGGGTTGTGGAGCCGCGAGGAGGACATCTACAACCCGCTCAGGTTCGGGATCGCGGCCATGCGCTGGTGCGAAAAGGCCGAGACGCTGGGCACTCTCGACGACGCCGCACGGGCGTGGATGACCGGTACGGGGGCGATGTTCGCCCGCAAAGCCCGTTAG
- a CDS encoding WS/DGAT/MGAT family O-acyltransferase, whose translation MERLSGLDASFLYLETRSQLMHVVGVIEIDPSTMPGGYSYPAMRDELGRRIAAMPNFRRKLDNSLLNIDHPVWVEDADFDIEKHVRHVGVPAPGGDRELTELIGHVAGRELHRSKPLWEMWVIEGLANGNVAVVLRMHHANVDGVTSAEMLSQLCTITPEPPQLDTAKIKESAGGTSRLAMAVGGALNFVQRPLALARLLPGTINVPIGWVRRALDGSAMPAPFQAPRTPFNAPITPHRSLALTQLPLDDVKRVKNRYGAKINDVVLAIAAGALRSYLANHGGVPDRRLVAMVPVSVHGSDETALVETGTNKVSGMFTQLATDVDDPVERVEQAAELARRSKDHHADIDANILRAWAQFAPGITLQQLMKSYGGRKLSALHPPVFNVVVSNVPGPTLPLYYLGARVVGVYPLGPIFHGLGLNISVFSADASINVGLLGCTELVPDIDKLAHYFGDELTKLLDTCD comes from the coding sequence ATGGAGCGTCTGAGCGGTTTGGATGCGTCGTTTCTCTACCTGGAAACCCGATCGCAGCTGATGCATGTGGTGGGTGTCATCGAGATCGACCCGTCGACCATGCCGGGTGGCTACTCGTACCCGGCGATGCGCGACGAACTCGGCCGGCGCATCGCGGCCATGCCCAACTTCCGCCGTAAACTTGACAACTCACTGCTCAACATCGATCATCCGGTGTGGGTCGAGGACGCCGACTTCGACATCGAGAAGCATGTCCGGCATGTCGGCGTGCCCGCGCCCGGTGGCGACCGTGAACTCACCGAACTCATCGGCCACGTAGCCGGTCGCGAACTGCATCGCAGTAAGCCGCTGTGGGAGATGTGGGTGATCGAGGGGCTCGCCAACGGCAACGTCGCGGTGGTGCTGCGCATGCACCACGCCAATGTCGACGGTGTCACGAGTGCCGAGATGCTCTCCCAGCTGTGCACCATCACCCCCGAGCCGCCTCAGCTCGACACCGCCAAGATCAAGGAATCCGCGGGCGGCACCTCGCGGCTGGCGATGGCCGTCGGCGGGGCACTGAACTTTGTTCAACGTCCGCTGGCACTGGCCCGTCTGCTGCCCGGTACTATCAACGTGCCGATCGGCTGGGTCAGACGCGCCTTGGATGGTTCGGCCATGCCCGCGCCGTTCCAGGCACCGCGTACCCCGTTCAACGCCCCGATCACCCCGCATCGTTCGCTGGCGCTCACCCAGCTGCCGCTCGATGACGTCAAACGCGTCAAGAACCGGTACGGTGCCAAGATCAACGACGTCGTGCTGGCCATCGCGGCCGGTGCGCTGCGGTCGTACCTGGCGAACCACGGCGGCGTGCCGGACCGGCGACTGGTGGCGATGGTGCCGGTGTCGGTGCACGGCTCGGACGAGACCGCGCTCGTGGAGACCGGCACCAACAAGGTGAGCGGCATGTTCACCCAGCTGGCCACCGACGTCGACGATCCCGTCGAGCGTGTCGAACAGGCCGCCGAACTGGCCCGCCGGTCCAAGGACCATCACGCCGACATCGACGCCAACATTCTCCGGGCCTGGGCTCAGTTCGCGCCCGGTATCACGTTGCAGCAGCTGATGAAAAGCTATGGTGGCCGCAAACTCTCGGCCCTCCACCCGCCGGTGTTCAATGTGGTGGTATCCAACGTTCCCGGCCCAACGCTGCCGCTGTACTATCTCGGTGCGCGGGTGGTGGGTGTATACCCGCTGGGTCCCATCTTCCACGGCCTCGGCCTCAACATCAGCGTGTTCTCCGCCGACGCATCCATCAACGTCGGCCTGCTCGGCTGCACCGAATTGGTCCCCGACATCGACAAACTCGCCCACTACTTCGGCGACGAACTCACCAAGCTCCTCGACACCTGCGACTGA
- a CDS encoding NAD(+) synthase produces MSVYSHGFARVAGAVPVIKAADPAFNAERTVELLREAAAHDSALVVFPELGLTGYSIDDLVQQDAILDAALAGLARILEASRGLRPVVAVGLPLNVGDALFNCAAVLRDGELLGVVPKSYLPNYREFYEQRYFSAARDAVTDTVTVLGHTVPFGADLIFEATDLPGFALHVEICEDGWVAIPPSTWASLAGATVLANLSGSPVTVGKESYRKSLCTGHSARCIAAHLYVAAGYGESTTDLAWDADALITENGTLLARSEQFSMADQIITADIDLDRLRQERLRMISLRDQAGDLRDRLTPLRRIPVRLGTLDDADDALRRLVPRFPFVPTGTADREMRCREVRNIQVQGLAQRLRSTGLQKIVIGVSGGLDSTLALLVAVDTFDRIGLPRTNILAYTMPGFATGSATLRRAHELMDSLGVSGTELDIRPSCEQMLADLGHPYANGEKVFDITFENVQAGERTSHLFRLANHHGAVVLGTGDLSELALGWCTYGVGDQMSHYNVNTSVPKTLIQHLIRWMIDTGEYSARTTGTLREILDDVISPELVPPGEDGAVQSTEDTVGPYELHDFFLYYTTRFGYRPSKVAFLARHAWGDVTRGPWSEMMPTDRRNQYDDATIDHWLAEFLRRFMGAQFKRTAMPNGPKIGSGGSLSPRGDWRSPSDVSARTWLDQLRQ; encoded by the coding sequence GTGTCTGTCTACTCCCACGGATTCGCCCGCGTGGCGGGGGCCGTGCCGGTCATCAAGGCCGCCGACCCCGCCTTCAACGCCGAACGTACCGTCGAACTCCTCCGCGAGGCGGCCGCACACGACTCGGCGCTCGTGGTGTTCCCCGAACTCGGGCTCACCGGGTACAGCATCGACGACCTCGTCCAACAGGACGCGATCCTCGACGCCGCGCTCGCCGGATTGGCGCGGATCCTGGAGGCCAGCCGTGGTCTGCGCCCGGTGGTGGCCGTCGGGCTGCCGCTGAATGTGGGCGACGCCCTGTTCAATTGCGCGGCCGTCCTGCGTGACGGCGAGTTGCTCGGGGTGGTGCCCAAGTCGTACCTGCCCAACTATCGGGAATTCTACGAGCAGCGGTACTTCTCCGCCGCCCGCGATGCCGTCACCGACACGGTCACCGTCCTCGGGCACACGGTGCCGTTCGGTGCCGACCTCATCTTCGAAGCCACCGACCTGCCCGGATTCGCGTTGCACGTGGAGATCTGCGAGGACGGCTGGGTGGCGATCCCCCCGAGCACCTGGGCATCCCTGGCGGGGGCGACCGTGCTGGCGAACCTGTCGGGCAGCCCGGTCACCGTAGGCAAGGAGTCGTACCGGAAGTCATTGTGCACCGGGCATTCCGCCCGCTGCATCGCCGCCCATCTGTACGTGGCCGCAGGTTACGGCGAGTCCACCACCGATCTCGCCTGGGACGCAGACGCACTGATCACCGAGAACGGCACCCTGCTCGCCCGCAGCGAACAGTTCTCGATGGCCGACCAGATCATCACCGCCGACATCGACCTCGATCGGCTGCGACAGGAACGCCTGCGTATGATCAGCCTGCGCGACCAGGCGGGCGACCTGCGCGACCGGCTGACACCGTTGCGGCGCATTCCGGTGCGCTTGGGCACCCTCGACGACGCCGACGACGCGCTGCGCCGGCTGGTGCCCCGGTTCCCATTCGTGCCCACCGGCACCGCGGACCGCGAGATGCGCTGCCGAGAGGTGCGCAACATCCAGGTGCAGGGACTGGCGCAACGACTGCGCTCGACCGGGTTGCAGAAGATCGTCATCGGTGTGTCCGGCGGCCTCGACTCGACCCTCGCACTGCTCGTCGCCGTCGACACCTTCGACCGGATCGGGCTGCCGCGCACCAACATTCTAGCCTACACGATGCCAGGATTCGCCACCGGCAGCGCCACCCTGCGCCGGGCGCACGAGCTCATGGATTCACTCGGCGTGTCGGGCACCGAACTCGATATCCGGCCCTCGTGCGAGCAGATGCTCGCCGACCTCGGACACCCGTACGCCAACGGCGAGAAGGTTTTCGACATCACCTTCGAGAACGTGCAGGCCGGTGAGCGCACCTCCCACCTGTTCCGGCTGGCCAACCATCACGGGGCGGTCGTGCTGGGCACCGGTGACCTGTCGGAGCTGGCACTGGGCTGGTGCACCTACGGTGTGGGCGACCAGATGTCGCACTACAACGTCAACACGTCGGTACCGAAAACCCTGATCCAGCACCTGATCCGGTGGATGATCGACACCGGCGAATACTCGGCGCGCACCACCGGCACGCTGCGGGAGATCCTTGACGACGTGATCTCCCCCGAACTCGTCCCACCCGGTGAGGACGGCGCCGTGCAATCCACCGAGGACACCGTCGGCCCGTACGAGTTGCACGACTTCTTTCTCTACTACACCACCCGATTCGGTTACCGCCCCAGCAAGGTCGCCTTCCTGGCCCGGCATGCCTGGGGTGACGTGACCCGCGGACCGTGGTCGGAGATGATGCCGACCGATCGTCGCAACCAGTACGACGACGCCACCATCGACCACTGGCTCGCGGAGTTCCTGCGCCGCTTCATGGGTGCGCAGTTCAAACGCACCGCCATGCCCAACGGGCCCAAGATCGGCTCGGGCGGTTCGCTGTCGCCGCGCGGTGACTGGCGCTCGCCGTCGGACGTGTCGGCCCGCACCTGGCTCGACCAACTACGACAGTAG